The Streptomyces sp. RKND-216 genomic sequence ATCGGCTGCCCGCACCAGCCCGAGCGGATGGTCCAGCGGGAAGTACGCGTCCCGGTCGCCGTGCACGACGAGCAGCGGCGTCGGCGCGATCTTCGGCGCGACCTGCGTGGGGGACGGCGGCACCGGGTCCCAGTCCTCGGGTTGCACCCGGGTCCGCAGGCCCCAGCGGGAGACCAGCCGCCCCACCGGCCGCTGGACCACCCAGTGCAGCCGCCGCATCGGGGCGGTGCCCCGGTAGTACCAGCGTGCGGGCGCGCTCACCGCTACCACCGCGTCCGTACGCTCCGCCGCGTCCTCGCACAGCGCCGCGTGCCGCAGGGCCACCGAGCCGCCCATGGAGAAGCCCACCGTCGCCACGGACCGGTGCCCCTGCTCCCGGGCCCAGCGGACGGCCGCCGCCAGGTCCAGCACCTCGCGGTCGCCCACGGTCGAGCGCCCGCCGGACCGCCCGTGCCCGCGGAAGGAGAACGTCACCACTGCCGTGTGCCGGGCGAAGGCACCCGCCGCCCGGCGCAGCGCCGGGCGGTCCAGCGCCCCGGTGAACCCGTGCGCGACCACGATCACCGGAACGGCCGAACCCGCCGCGTCGCCGCCGCCGGACCAGGGCGTGTACGCCGCTTCCAGCCGCACCCCGTCCGCGGTCCGCAGCACCGTATGCCGGGCCTGGTCCACGGCCTTCGCGTCACCGTCGGCGACCGGCGGGTGACCAAGGCGAGCGAACTCACACTCCGATTCCCTGCTCATGTGGGCTATTCTGCTGGGAGAGGACTCGGGCAGCGCCGCCCCCGGGTCCTTTCGTGCTTTCGGCAGCCGTACGACCGGCCGTACGACGACGTACGACGGGCATGTGTTCCCCAGGCCCCACCGGGACCGAAGGAAGGACGACCGACGTCATGGGCAAGCGAGACGGAACCAGCCACCATACGAACCCCGGGCAGCGGGAGGTGGCCGCATGAGCTCCCTGCTGCTGCTCACCAACGCCCTCCAGCCCTCCGCCGAAGTCCTTCCCGCCCTGGGCCTGCTCCTGCACAACGTGCGGGTCGCCCCCGCCTCCGGGCCCGCCCTGGTCGACACCCCGGGCGCGGACGTGATCCTGATCGACGGCCGGCGCGACCTGCCGCAGGTCAAGTCGCTGTGCCAGCTCCTGCGCTCCACGGGCCCCGGATCGCCCGTGCTGCTGATCGTGACCGAGGGCGGTCTCGCCGCGGTCACCGCCGACTGGGGTGTGGACGACGTCGTACTCGACACCGCCGGGCCGGCCGAGGTGGAGGCCCGGCTGAGGCTGGCCACCGGCCGGCTCAGCGCGGCCACCGACGACAGCCCGATGGAGATCCGCAACGGCGACCTGTCCGTGGACGAGGCGACGTACAGCGCGAAGCTCAAGGGCCGGGTCCTCGACCTGACCTTCAAGGAGTTCGAGCTGCTGAAGTATCTCGCCCAGCACCCGGGCCGGGTCTTCACCCGCGCCCAGCTCCTCCAGGAGGTCTGGGGCTACGACTACTTCGGCGGCACGCGCACCGTCGACGTGCACGTGCGGCGCCTGCGGGCGAAGCTCGGCCCCGAGCACGAGTCCCTGATCGGCACCGTCCGCAACGTCGGCTACCGCTTCGTCTCCCCCGAGAAGGGCGAGAAGTCGGTTGCCGCGAAGAAGGCGAAGGCCGAGGCCAGGGCGGTGACCGACGAGGCCGAGGAGGTCGCGAAGCGGGCGGTCGGCGACGCCCCGGAATCGGGCGCCGACCGGGACTCCGGCGGCGCCTCCGGTGACGTTCGTCGCACCGGCACGCGGTCTGCCAAGGGCTGAGCCATCGCACGTAGACTGACCGCCGTGGCCAAGGTGACGCGCGACGACGTGGCAAGACTGGCGGGTACCTCGACCGCGGTGGTCAGCTATGTGATCAACAACGGACCGCGTCCGGTGGCGCCGGCCACCAAGGAACGGGTGCTGGCCGCGATCAAGGAGCTCGGTTACCGTCCCGACCGTGTCGCCCAGGCCATGGCCTCCCGTCGCACCGACCTCATAGGTCTCATCGTTCCCGACGCCCGGCAGCCCTTCTTCGCGGAGATGGCACACGCCGTCGAGCAGGCCGCCGCCGAGCGCGGAAAGATGGTCCTCGTCGGCAACTCCGACTACCTCGACGAGCGCGAGGTCCACTACCTGCGGGCGTTCCTCGGCATGCGGGTCTCCGGCCTGATCCTCATCAGCTCCGGCCCGTCCGAACACGCCGCCACCGAGATCGACGCCTGGGACGCCCGGGTTGTGCTGCTGCACCGCCGCCCCGAGGCGATCGACGACGTGGCCGTCGTCGTCGACGACGTCGGCGGCGCCCAGCTCGCCACCCGCCACCTGCTGGAGCACGGCCACGACTATGTCGCCTGCCTCGGCGGCGTGGACTCCACTCCCGAGAGCGGCGACCCCGTCACCGACCACGTCGAAGGCTGGTCGCGGGCGATGCGGGAGGCCGGACGCTCCGCGGAAGGACGCCTTTTCAAGGCGCCGTACAACCGCTATGACACCTACCTGCTCGCGCTCGACCTGCTCAGCGGCCCGGACCGGCCGCCCGCGGTGTTCTGCTCCACCGACGACCAGGCCTTCGGCGTGCTGCGCGCCGCACGCGAACTCGGCATCGACGTGCCGCGCGAGCTGGCCGTCGCCGGGTTCGACGACGTGAAGGAGGCCGGCCTGTCCGACCCGCCGCTCACCACGGTCGGCTCGGACCGCGAGTCGATGGCGCGCGCGGCGGTCGACCTGGTGCTGGACGACGGCCTGCGCGTGGCCGGCTCGCGCCGCGAACGCGTCCGCCTGTTCCCCTCCGGCCTCGTCGTCCGCCACAGCTGCGGCTGCGTGTAACCGAGCGCCGGTGCCCGCCGGGGCAGTGTTCCGCCGGCCAGTCCCTACGCCGCCTGCCGCTCGATGAGGCCGTGCAGCAGGGCGGCGATCGCCGGGGCCGGGTTCCACCCCGGGGTGGGCCCGGCGACCTGTGAGGCGAGCAGCCCGTCCATGAACACGAGCAGCATGTCCAGATCGCCCTCCGGGTGCCGTGAGCCGAGCTCGGCGAGCAGGGGACTCAGCCACGCGTTGACCCCGCTGCGGGCGGAACGCAGTTCGGCCCGCAGCCCCGGCGACGTCGCGACGTGGGCGAAGACGGCCTGGCGCGCCATCGTCAGCGTCCGCTCGGGGCCCGCCAGGATCTGGAGCAGGCGTCCCATACGGTCGGCGAAGCCCTCGATGGTCGAGGCTCCCGGCACCACGGGGAGCAGGGCCCACACGGCGTTCTCCCGCTCAAGCACGCGCCGGAGAACGGCGCCGAGCAGATCGTCGCGGGTCCGGTACAGGTGCGACGTGCTGCCCTCGGAGACTCCCGCCCGGGCGTCGACCTCCTGGTGCGTCAGGCTCTGCATGCCGCCGGCGGCGAGGACCTCGATCGCCGCGTCCAGAAGGAGCACTTCGCCCTGTTCCATGCGTTCATGCTACGGAATTCGGCAATCTGGCGGGTGTGCGGTGGTCTGTGCGGGTGGCGGGAGCGTTCCCGGGGCGCGGCGGCCCAGTGGACGTTGACCTGAACTTCAGTTGAAGTTGCACTCTCGTGTGCGTCGCCCGACCAACCGGTCCGCCGCCGAGCAGGACCTGACGTGCCCTGGAGGCCTCACATGTCCCCCACCGTCCGCACCGCCCCGTCCGCCGTTCCCCATCCCGCCGCCGTTTCCCGTTCCGCCGCCGCAGCTTCCGAGCCTCGCGCGACGCGGCTCGCCGTGATCGTCGGCAGTGTCCGCGAGGGCCGCTTCGGGCCGGTCGTCGCCGAGTGGTTCGCCCGCGAGGCCGAGCGGATCGGCGGTTTCGCGACGGTCGACGTCGTCGACCTGGCGGACCACCGGCTGCCGCTGGTCTTCCCCGGCTCCGCCGGGGAGACCGACGCCGGGACGGCCCGCATCTGCGCCGCCCTGTCCCAGCGCCTGCACGCCGCCGACGCCTTCGTCGTCGTCACCCCGGAGTACAACCACAGCTTCCCAGCGTCGCTGAAGAACGCCCTCGACTGGTTCCCCACGGAATGGCAGGCCAAGCCGGTCGGCTTCGTCTCCTACGGTGGCGTGAGCGGCGGTCTGCGCGCCGTCGAGCAGCTGCGGCAGGTCTTCGCCGAACTGCACGCCGTCACCGTCCGCGACGGGCTCAGCTTCCACAGCGCCTGGGAGCGCTTCGACGCGGACGGCCTTCCTCGCGACGCCGAGGGCACCTCCGCGGCGGCCGCCGCCATGCTCCGGCAGCTCCGGTGGTGGGCCGACGCGCTGCACGCGGCGCGCGCCCGCTCGCCGTACGGAAGCCGGGGCTGACAGGCGACCGCCCCGCGCCGGAGAGGTCCGGGGCGGGGCGGCCGGTGGAGCGGGTGCCGCGGGTGTGCTCAGCGCGCGCGGGTCACTCGACGACGGTGATCCGGTCGGCTGCCGGAGCCTGGAGCGGTTCGCTCTCGGACGAGTTGGCGGTCATGTAGTCCACCAGCACGTCCAGGTCGTTCCCGCCGACGTACGGGTTCGCGCCCTCCGCCAGGGTCGGGAAGCCGTCGCCGCCGCCGGCCAGGAAGTTGTTCACCGCCACACGGTAGGTGGCGTCCTCCTGGATCGCCTCGCCGTTCAGCCGCACCGAGTCGGCGACCACGCGGTCCGCGCCGGAGCGCGTCAGGTCGAGGGTGTAGCTGAAGCCCTCCGACACCTGGAGCACCTTCGGCGACTCGGCGTTGTCCCCGCTGACCTGCTCGCGCAGCACCTGGAGGAGCTGGGCGCCGGTCAGATCGATCATGTTCACCGTGTTGGCGAACGGCTGGACCGTGAAGCCCTCGGCGTACGTCACCACGCCGTCGCCCTCGCTGCCGGACGCCCCGTATACGAGGTCGGAGCGGATGCCGCCGGGGTTCATCAGCGCCAGGTCCGCCTCGGCGTCCAGACCCTGGGCGTGCGCGAGCTGCGCGTCGGCGATCAGATCGCCGAGCGGCGACTCCGGCGTGCTCGCGCCGCGGCCCGGGATGTCCTCGCCGATCCAGCCGACCGGGCGGTTCGCGACCGGTGCGGCCAGCTCGTTCCACCGGCCGATGAGCCGCGTCATGTCGCGCGCCTTCGGCTGTTCACGGCTCACCACGTGGTTCGCGGAGTCGACGCTGGTGCGCACGATGTCACGGGTGCGGCGGTCGTAGGTCAGCGTGGTGTCGGTGAACAGCCGGCCGTACGAGGCGGCCGACGTCACCGTACGCGGGGCGCCCTTCGGGTCCGGGATCGTGCACGCGTACGCCTCGTGGGTGTGCCCCGTGACGAAGGCGTCGACCATCGGCGTCGTGTTCTTCGCGATCTGGGCGATCGGACCGGAGATGCCGTCGCCCGGCCCGGGGCTGTCGCAGTCGTAGTTGTACGCGTCGCCTGCCGGGGCGCCACCTTCGTGCACGAGCGCGACCACGGCGTTCACGCCGCGCCGCTTCAGCTTCTTCGCGTACCGGTCGATGGTCTCGACCTCGTCGTGGAACTCCAGGCCCTTCACGCCCTCGGCCGAGACGATGTCCGGTGTGCCCTCGAGGGTGACGCCGATGAAGCCGATCCGCACCCCGCGGTGCTTCCAGATCGTGTACGGCTCCAGGACCGGGCGACCGGTGTCCTCGTCGGTCACGTTCGCGGCCAGATACGGGAAGTCGGCGCCACGGTAGCGGCGGCCGTCGACGTAGCAGCCGTCCTCCGGGTGGCAGCCGCCGTCCTGGAGACGCGTCAGCTCGGCGATGCCCTCGTCGAACTCGTGGTTGCCGACAGAGGTGACGTCCAGATCCAGCTTGTTCATGGCCTCCACGGTCGGCTCGTCGTGGAACAGCCCCGACAGCAGCGGGCTCGCACCCACCAGGTCGCCGGCCGCCGCGGTCACCGAGTAGCGGTGCCCCTCGCGGGCGTCGCGCAGGCTGGAGGCCAGGTACTCCACGCCGCCGGCCGGGATCTCCTTCGTGGTGCCGTCCGGCTGGAGTTCGGCCACCTCGCCGGAAGAGCCCTGCGGCGGCTCCAGGTTGCCGTGGAAGTCGTTGAACGACAGCAACTGCACGTCGACCGTGCGGCCGTGGTGACGGCCGTGACCGTGGCCGCGGTCCGCGTCGCGGCCGTCGGGGTTCGCGGACGCCGGGATCGCGGTGGCCAGCAGGCCGGCCGCGACGGCGAACGCGGCGCCCGCCGCGGCGATTCGCCTGCGGCGGGCTCGTGGGGAGGTATTCGCTGCCATCGTGCTGGGTCCCCCTCTGGGATGGGTGGGCAGGCGGAGGCAGCCTACGGTGACGCGCGTAGCGTGTCAGCGGTCGGGACGGTGACGACTCGGTACCGCTGGGGAACCCCCAGGTGGCGGCGCGTTGTCCTAGGCTCTCCCCCCATGAGCGACGTGGTTGTTGTGGACGAGGTCTCGACCGAGGGCGTACGGGAGGCGCAGGACCTGATCGACGCCGCAGCCGTCAACGACGGCCAGCCGGCCGTCTCGGAACAGGGCCGCCTGCAGTTGCGCGGGGGACGGCGCACCGGCGTACGGCATCTGCTGCTGCGCCATGAGGGCACGCTGGTCGGCTACGCCCAACTCGAGGACACCGACCCCGTCGAGGCGCCCGCCGGTGAACTCGTCGTGCACCCCGCCCACCGGGGGCGCGGCTACGGCCGCAAGCTCGGCCAGGCCCTGCTGGACGTCTCCGGCAAGCGGCTCCGCCTGTGGGCCCACGGTGGCCACCCGGCCGCCCGCCACCTCGCGCAGCTCCTCGGCCTCACCCTCTTCCGCGAACTGAGGCAGATGCGCTGCCCGCTCGGCGCGTTCGAACGCGCCGAGCCCGCCTTCCCGGAGGGCGTGACCGTCCGCACGTTCCAGCCCGGCACCGACGACAAGGACTGGCTCGCGCTGAACGCCGCCGCGTTCGCCCACCACCCCGAACAGGGCGGCCTGACGCAGCGCGACCTCGACGACCGCAAGGGCGAACCGTGGTTCGACCCGCACGGCTTCTTCCTCGCGGTAAGCGGCGACCGGCTGGTCGGCTTCCACTGGACCAAGGTGCACAGCGCGGAACAGTTGGGTGAGGTGTACGTGGTCGGCGTCGCCCCCGACGCACAGGGCTCCGGCCTCGGCCGCGCCCTCACCTCCCTCGGTCTGCGCCACCTGGCCCGCGACCGCGGCCTCCCCACGGCCATGCTGTACGTCGATGCGGACAACGAGCCCGCCGTCGCGGTCTACGAACGTCTCGGCTTCCGCACCCACGAGACGGACCTGATGTACCGCACGGAGTCCTGACCGCAGGCCGGTCCGGGGTGCGGGCGGCCGGCCCGACGCCGCCTAGCGCGCCACGCGGTAGCGGAGATGGACGACGTTCGCGCCGAAGGTGCGGGTCTCCACGAGTTCGAGGTCCACCCGGCGCTCGTGCCGGGGGAAGAACGGAATGCCGCCGCCGACCAGCACCGGGCAGACCATCACCCGGTACTCGTCGATCAGGTCCGAGGCGGCCGCTTCGGCGGCGAGGGTCGCCCCGCCGATCGCGACCTCGCCCTCCCCGGGCTCGGCCCGCAACCGCCCGATCTCCTCCGCCAGGCCGCCGGAGGCCAGGCGGGCGTTGCCCTGCACCGCCGACAGCGTGCGGGAGAACACCACCTTGGGCAGCGGCTTCCAGAGCGCGGTCCACTCGCGCGTCGGTGCGTCCAGAGAGGGATCCTCGTCGGCGGTCTCCCAGTACAGCATCGTCTCGTACAGCCGCCGTCCCATCACGTGGACGCCGACCCCCCGGATCTCGTCGATCCAGAAGCGGAAGACCTCCTCGTCGGGGCCGGTCCAGTCGAAGTCGCCGTCCGGCCCGACGATGTAGCCGTCGAGCGAGACGTTCATCGAAAAGGTCACCTTGCGCATGGGAAGGCCTCCCTTCGTCACGGGTTCGACAGTACGACCGCCGACGGCCGCCGGACTCATCGCGGCGCGCGGGCCCCGACCGTACGGAGGAGGCGGCTCCGGCTCCGGGCGCGGCCGGAGGGCGCCGCGCGCGGCGGGCCGCATGTCGGCTGGGGGCCACGTGCGCGTAACCGGCGATTCACGCACGCTTGCGAGCATCGCGGAATGCAGCACGCCGCCCGCTCCCGTCGCCGCGCCGGTGCTCCCGCCCCGGTGCCGGCCGTCGCCGCGCCCGCCACGGCGCGCACGCGGAACAATGGGGGCATGAGTGAGCCAGCCGCCGCAGGACCAGGACGCCCGCACCCGCCGCACACCGTGGCCGCCGCACGGCGCGGCGACACCGTCGAGGCGCCGCTCACCGGCGGGGGCGCTGCGGCGCAGCCCACCGCTCCCGCCCCGCAACCCTCCGTCGGCTCCATCGCCGCGCACCGCCCGCACGCCGTGGGCGCCGGCTCTCCCGCCCTCGACCCGGACCTCGACTCCGACCCGGACTCCTACGAGCCGGGCCACGGCCCGGACGCCGAGGCGCCGGACCTGCCCGCGGACCGCTTCCTGGATCGCGAGCGCAGCTGGCTGGCCTTCAACGAGCGGGTCCTGGAGCTCGCCGAGGACCCGGACACCCCGCTCCTCGAACGGGCCAACTTCCTGGCGATCTTCGCCGGGAACCTCGACGAGTTCTTCATGGTCCGCGTCGCCGGCCTCAAGCGCCGCATCGCGACCGGCGTGGCGACCCGTTCCGCCTCCGGGCTCCAGCCGCGCGAAGTGCTGGAGGGCATCTGGACCCGGTCCCGCGAGCTCATGGCCCGGCACGCGGCCTGCTTCCAGCAGGACATCGCCCCGGCCCTCGCCGACGAGGGCCTGCACCTGATCCGCTGGCCGGACCTGACGGAGAAGGAGCAGGCCCGCCTGTTCACCCTCTTCCGCCAGCAGATCTACCCCGTGCTGACCCCACTCGCCGTCGACCCGGCGCACCCCTTCCCCTACATCTCGGGGCTGTCCCTGAACCTGGCCGTCGTCGTCCGCAACCCCGTCAGCGGCCACAACCACTTCGCCCGGGTGAAGGTCCCGCCGCTCCTCTCCCGCTTCCTGGAGGCGGGACCGCAGCGGTACGTCCCCCTCGAAGACGTGATCGCCGCGCACCTGGAGGAGCTCTTCCCGGGCATGGAGGTCCTCGCCCACCACATGTTCCGCGTCACCCGCAACGAGGACCTGGAGGTCGAGGAAGACGACGCCGAGAACCTGCTGCAGGCACTGGAGAAGGAGCTGATGCGGCGGCGCTTCGGGCCGCCCGTCAGGCTGGAGGTCGAGGAGTCCATCGACCCGTACGTGCTCGACCTCCTCGTCCGAGAGCTGAAGGTGAGCGAGGCCGAGGTCTACCCGCTGCCCGGTCCGCTGGACCTCACCGGGCTGGGCGGAGTCGCCGCCGCGATGGAGCGCCCCGACCTGAAGTACCGCAAGTTCGTCGCCGGTACGCACCGCGACCTGGCCGAGGTGGAGTCCGCGTCGGCCCCCGACGTGTTCGCGGCCCTCCGGGAGCGCGACGTCCTGCTGCACCACCCGTACGACTCCTTCTCCACCTCCGTGCAGGCGTTCCTGGAGCAGGCCGCCGCCGACCCGGACGTACTCGCGATCAAGCAGACGCTGTACCGCACGTCGGGCGACTCCCCGATAGTGGACGCCCTGATCGACGCCGCCGAGTCCGGCAAGCAGGTCCTCGTCCTCGTGGAGCTGAAGGCCCGCTTCGACGAGCAGGCCAACATCAAGTGGGCGCGCAAGCTGGAGGAGGCAGGCTGCCACGTCGTCTACGGACTGGTCGGCCTGAAGACCCACTGCAAGCTGTCACTCGTCGTCCGCCAGGAGGGCGAGACGCTGCGCCGCTACGCGCACGTCGGCACGGGCAACTACCACCCCAAGACGGCCCGCCTGTACGAGGACCTGGGCCTGCTGACCGCCGACCCGCAGGTCGGCGCGGACCTCTCCGACCTCTTCAACCGCCTCAGCGGCTACTCGCGCCGCGCCACCTACCGGCGGCTGCTGGTCGCCCCGCTCTCGCTGCGCGACGGCCTGGTCTCCCGCGTCCACCGGGAGATCGCCCACCACGAGGCCGGGCAGCCCACCGGTATCAGGATCAAGGTCAACTCGATGGTCGACGAGACCGTGATCGACGCGCTGTACCGCGCCTCGCAGGCGGGCGTGCCGGTGGACGTGTGGGTGCGCGGCATCTGCGCCCTGCGGCCCGGCGTGCCCGGGCTGAGCGACCGGATACGTGTGCGCAGCGTGCTCGGACGGTTCCTCGAACACTCCCGCGTGTT encodes the following:
- a CDS encoding bifunctional metallophosphatase/5'-nucleotidase yields the protein MAANTSPRARRRRIAAAGAAFAVAAGLLATAIPASANPDGRDADRGHGHGRHHGRTVDVQLLSFNDFHGNLEPPQGSSGEVAELQPDGTTKEIPAGGVEYLASSLRDAREGHRYSVTAAAGDLVGASPLLSGLFHDEPTVEAMNKLDLDVTSVGNHEFDEGIAELTRLQDGGCHPEDGCYVDGRRYRGADFPYLAANVTDEDTGRPVLEPYTIWKHRGVRIGFIGVTLEGTPDIVSAEGVKGLEFHDEVETIDRYAKKLKRRGVNAVVALVHEGGAPAGDAYNYDCDSPGPGDGISGPIAQIAKNTTPMVDAFVTGHTHEAYACTIPDPKGAPRTVTSAASYGRLFTDTTLTYDRRTRDIVRTSVDSANHVVSREQPKARDMTRLIGRWNELAAPVANRPVGWIGEDIPGRGASTPESPLGDLIADAQLAHAQGLDAEADLALMNPGGIRSDLVYGASGSEGDGVVTYAEGFTVQPFANTVNMIDLTGAQLLQVLREQVSGDNAESPKVLQVSEGFSYTLDLTRSGADRVVADSVRLNGEAIQEDATYRVAVNNFLAGGGDGFPTLAEGANPYVGGNDLDVLVDYMTANSSESEPLQAPAADRITVVE
- a CDS encoding RNA degradosome polyphosphate kinase, whose amino-acid sequence is MSEPAAAGPGRPHPPHTVAAARRGDTVEAPLTGGGAAAQPTAPAPQPSVGSIAAHRPHAVGAGSPALDPDLDSDPDSYEPGHGPDAEAPDLPADRFLDRERSWLAFNERVLELAEDPDTPLLERANFLAIFAGNLDEFFMVRVAGLKRRIATGVATRSASGLQPREVLEGIWTRSRELMARHAACFQQDIAPALADEGLHLIRWPDLTEKEQARLFTLFRQQIYPVLTPLAVDPAHPFPYISGLSLNLAVVVRNPVSGHNHFARVKVPPLLSRFLEAGPQRYVPLEDVIAAHLEELFPGMEVLAHHMFRVTRNEDLEVEEDDAENLLQALEKELMRRRFGPPVRLEVEESIDPYVLDLLVRELKVSEAEVYPLPGPLDLTGLGGVAAAMERPDLKYRKFVAGTHRDLAEVESASAPDVFAALRERDVLLHHPYDSFSTSVQAFLEQAAADPDVLAIKQTLYRTSGDSPIVDALIDAAESGKQVLVLVELKARFDEQANIKWARKLEEAGCHVVYGLVGLKTHCKLSLVVRQEGETLRRYAHVGTGNYHPKTARLYEDLGLLTADPQVGADLSDLFNRLSGYSRRATYRRLLVAPLSLRDGLVSRVHREIAHHEAGQPTGIRIKVNSMVDETVIDALYRASQAGVPVDVWVRGICALRPGVPGLSDRIRVRSVLGRFLEHSRVFAFENGGEPEVWLGSADMMHRNLDRRIEAMVRVTDPGHRASLTRLLDSGTADGTASWHLGSDGEWTRVAHDGEGQPLRNIQEMLIDARRRRRAPTT
- the mshD gene encoding mycothiol synthase, which gives rise to MSDVVVVDEVSTEGVREAQDLIDAAAVNDGQPAVSEQGRLQLRGGRRTGVRHLLLRHEGTLVGYAQLEDTDPVEAPAGELVVHPAHRGRGYGRKLGQALLDVSGKRLRLWAHGGHPAARHLAQLLGLTLFRELRQMRCPLGAFERAEPAFPEGVTVRTFQPGTDDKDWLALNAAAFAHHPEQGGLTQRDLDDRKGEPWFDPHGFFLAVSGDRLVGFHWTKVHSAEQLGEVYVVGVAPDAQGSGLGRALTSLGLRHLARDRGLPTAMLYVDADNEPAVAVYERLGFRTHETDLMYRTES
- a CDS encoding alpha/beta fold hydrolase — its product is MSRESECEFARLGHPPVADGDAKAVDQARHTVLRTADGVRLEAAYTPWSGGGDAAGSAVPVIVVAHGFTGALDRPALRRAAGAFARHTAVVTFSFRGHGRSGGRSTVGDREVLDLAAAVRWAREQGHRSVATVGFSMGGSVALRHAALCEDAAERTDAVVAVSAPARWYYRGTAPMRRLHWVVQRPVGRLVSRWGLRTRVQPEDWDPVPPSPTQVAPKIAPTPLLVVHGDRDAYFPLDHPLGLVRAADPRCTELWVEHGFGHAENAAPDDLLHRIARWATGALAA
- a CDS encoding dihydrofolate reductase family protein, whose protein sequence is MRKVTFSMNVSLDGYIVGPDGDFDWTGPDEEVFRFWIDEIRGVGVHVMGRRLYETMLYWETADEDPSLDAPTREWTALWKPLPKVVFSRTLSAVQGNARLASGGLAEEIGRLRAEPGEGEVAIGGATLAAEAAASDLIDEYRVMVCPVLVGGGIPFFPRHERRVDLELVETRTFGANVVHLRYRVAR
- a CDS encoding LacI family DNA-binding transcriptional regulator, which translates into the protein MAKVTRDDVARLAGTSTAVVSYVINNGPRPVAPATKERVLAAIKELGYRPDRVAQAMASRRTDLIGLIVPDARQPFFAEMAHAVEQAAAERGKMVLVGNSDYLDEREVHYLRAFLGMRVSGLILISSGPSEHAATEIDAWDARVVLLHRRPEAIDDVAVVVDDVGGAQLATRHLLEHGHDYVACLGGVDSTPESGDPVTDHVEGWSRAMREAGRSAEGRLFKAPYNRYDTYLLALDLLSGPDRPPAVFCSTDDQAFGVLRAARELGIDVPRELAVAGFDDVKEAGLSDPPLTTVGSDRESMARAAVDLVLDDGLRVAGSRRERVRLFPSGLVVRHSCGCV
- a CDS encoding NAD(P)H-dependent oxidoreductase, coding for MSPTVRTAPSAVPHPAAVSRSAAAASEPRATRLAVIVGSVREGRFGPVVAEWFAREAERIGGFATVDVVDLADHRLPLVFPGSAGETDAGTARICAALSQRLHAADAFVVVTPEYNHSFPASLKNALDWFPTEWQAKPVGFVSYGGVSGGLRAVEQLRQVFAELHAVTVRDGLSFHSAWERFDADGLPRDAEGTSAAAAAMLRQLRWWADALHAARARSPYGSRG
- a CDS encoding response regulator transcription factor, whose product is MSSLLLLTNALQPSAEVLPALGLLLHNVRVAPASGPALVDTPGADVILIDGRRDLPQVKSLCQLLRSTGPGSPVLLIVTEGGLAAVTADWGVDDVVLDTAGPAEVEARLRLATGRLSAATDDSPMEIRNGDLSVDEATYSAKLKGRVLDLTFKEFELLKYLAQHPGRVFTRAQLLQEVWGYDYFGGTRTVDVHVRRLRAKLGPEHESLIGTVRNVGYRFVSPEKGEKSVAAKKAKAEARAVTDEAEEVAKRAVGDAPESGADRDSGGASGDVRRTGTRSAKG
- a CDS encoding TetR family transcriptional regulator, encoding MEQGEVLLLDAAIEVLAAGGMQSLTHQEVDARAGVSEGSTSHLYRTRDDLLGAVLRRVLERENAVWALLPVVPGASTIEGFADRMGRLLQILAGPERTLTMARQAVFAHVATSPGLRAELRSARSGVNAWLSPLLAELGSRHPEGDLDMLLVFMDGLLASQVAGPTPGWNPAPAIAALLHGLIERQAA